Proteins from a single region of Solidesulfovibrio fructosivorans JJ]:
- a CDS encoding O-linked N-acetylglucosamine transferase, SPINDLY family protein, whose translation MTNDILSPALLTSMAASFSVTDLIKTAETLKHSGQTASIETVYAAWLGHHPDDPLRYAVLFNYSVALQDVGKLDAAQESLEQAIALHPEFMPAYINLGRIYERQGKIGLAVIQWSAGLAKMGAVTGTAVMHKTTALNQSARALEALNQDESAENMLRESLQLDRQQREVVQHLIALRQRQCEWPVLLPSERVDPTLLLEGMSPLSAGAFADDPILQLAVAARYNLLDVGLPEGAHFSWPKAMEKTGKLRIGYLSSDMREHAMGYLMTEIFGLHDRSKVEVHAYYCGIETNDGLHGKYKSDADHWTSISQMDDAAAARKIVDDGIQVLVDCNGYTRDARLKLVALRPAPVIINWLGYPGTMASPYHHYIIADDWIIPENHELYYTEKVLRLPCYQPSNRTRTVAPERPTRAEAGLPEEGMVYCCFNGLHKVHRFTFDRWLSILAGVPGSVLWLLGSSETVEKRLRDYAAGRGIAGERIVFAPKVKNPNHLARYPLADLFLDTTPYGAHTTASDALWMGVPVLTLSGRSFASRVCGSLVRAAGLPEMVCETPEAFVERAVAFGKDPQSLRAVREKLGDVHDSCVLFDMPLLVSKLEELYAQAFEAFTADRLPRPDLTNLDAYLEVATRMDHEAQDVQSLGDYHGWWSEQLAKRHRLRPLARDRRLVTDVEKFPGIEEH comes from the coding sequence ATGACCAACGATATTCTTTCTCCGGCGCTCCTGACCTCCATGGCGGCCTCGTTTAGCGTCACCGACCTCATCAAGACGGCGGAAACCCTCAAGCACAGCGGACAGACGGCCTCGATCGAGACGGTCTACGCCGCCTGGCTGGGGCATCATCCCGACGATCCGCTGCGTTACGCGGTGCTCTTCAACTATTCCGTCGCGCTCCAGGACGTCGGCAAACTGGACGCGGCCCAGGAGAGCCTCGAACAGGCCATCGCCCTGCACCCGGAGTTCATGCCGGCCTATATCAATCTCGGGCGCATCTACGAGCGGCAGGGCAAGATCGGCCTGGCCGTCATCCAATGGTCGGCCGGTTTGGCCAAGATGGGGGCCGTGACCGGCACGGCGGTCATGCACAAGACCACGGCCCTCAACCAGAGCGCCCGGGCGCTCGAAGCGCTCAACCAGGACGAGAGCGCGGAAAACATGCTGCGCGAAAGCCTGCAGCTCGACCGCCAACAGCGGGAGGTCGTCCAGCATCTGATCGCGCTTAGGCAGCGGCAATGCGAATGGCCGGTGCTTTTGCCCTCGGAACGGGTGGACCCCACGCTGCTCCTCGAAGGCATGTCGCCCCTTTCCGCCGGGGCCTTTGCCGACGACCCCATCCTGCAACTGGCCGTCGCCGCCAGGTACAACCTGCTCGACGTCGGCCTGCCCGAAGGGGCGCATTTTTCCTGGCCCAAGGCCATGGAGAAGACCGGGAAGTTGCGCATCGGCTACCTTTCCTCGGACATGCGCGAACACGCCATGGGCTACCTCATGACCGAAATCTTCGGGCTCCACGACAGGAGCAAGGTGGAGGTCCACGCCTACTACTGCGGCATCGAGACGAACGACGGCCTGCACGGGAAATACAAGAGCGACGCCGACCATTGGACCTCTATCAGCCAGATGGACGACGCCGCGGCGGCCCGGAAGATCGTGGACGACGGCATCCAGGTTCTTGTCGATTGCAACGGCTATACCCGGGACGCGCGCCTGAAGCTCGTGGCCCTGCGCCCCGCGCCGGTCATCATCAACTGGCTCGGCTATCCCGGCACCATGGCCAGCCCGTACCATCACTACATCATCGCCGACGACTGGATCATCCCGGAAAATCACGAACTCTACTATACGGAGAAGGTCCTGCGCCTGCCGTGCTACCAGCCGAGCAACCGGACAAGGACCGTCGCCCCGGAGCGTCCCACCCGGGCGGAAGCGGGGCTGCCCGAAGAGGGCATGGTCTATTGCTGCTTCAACGGCCTGCACAAGGTGCACCGGTTCACCTTCGACCGCTGGCTTTCAATCCTGGCCGGAGTGCCGGGAAGCGTGCTGTGGCTGCTCGGCAGTTCCGAGACGGTGGAGAAACGGCTGCGCGACTACGCCGCCGGGCGCGGCATCGCCGGGGAGCGGATCGTTTTCGCGCCCAAGGTCAAAAATCCGAACCACCTGGCCCGCTATCCCCTGGCGGACCTCTTTTTGGACACCACGCCCTACGGCGCGCATACCACCGCCTCGGACGCGCTCTGGATGGGCGTGCCGGTCCTGACCTTAAGCGGCCGGTCGTTCGCCTCCCGGGTCTGCGGCAGCCTGGTGCGCGCGGCCGGATTGCCGGAGATGGTGTGCGAAACGCCCGAAGCCTTCGTCGAGCGGGCCGTGGCCTTCGGCAAGGACCCGCAATCCCTGCGGGCCGTGCGGGAAAAGCTGGGCGACGTCCATGACTCCTGCGTGCTCTTCGACATGCCGCTGCTTGTAAGCAAGCTCGAAGAGCTCTACGCCCAGGCCTTCGAGGCGTTTACAGCCGACCGGCTGCCGCGACCGGACCTGACCAATCTCGACGCCTACCTGGAAGTCGCCACCCGCATGGACCACGAAGCCCAGGATGTGCAATCCCTCGGGGACTACCACGGCTGGTGGTCGGAACAGCTCGCCAAACGCCACCGGCTGCGCCCCCTTGCCCGCGACCGTAGACTCGTTACCGATGTTGAGAAATTCCCGGGAATTGAAGAGCATTAG
- a CDS encoding glycosyltransferase family 2 protein, translating to MPQHAPFPTVSVVVPAYNQARYLRPCLDSLWFQDYPALEIVVVDDGSTDDTPEELAHFQDDLGNLRTSFASRYDADRDVIERTRHPVYPAAGRALRLVRHERNQGLGQTLNTGIAACTGEYCTYVPCDDLAYPHMLASLVAALTESGADFAYGDMHIVDDAMRVLRRFALPDYGFTACFGNWYLLGVCKLYARALHDRCGLYDPALLAHDHDMFQRFALAGARFVHVPQALMAVRDHPQSRRVDIHAPDNWARLLEESKELVRQARAAVDKGDVAP from the coding sequence ATGCCGCAACACGCCCCCTTTCCCACGGTGTCCGTGGTCGTGCCGGCCTACAACCAGGCCCGCTACCTGCGCCCCTGCCTGGATTCCCTGTGGTTCCAGGACTATCCGGCCCTTGAAATCGTGGTCGTGGACGACGGTTCCACGGACGACACCCCGGAGGAACTGGCGCACTTCCAGGACGACCTGGGAAATCTCCGGACCTCGTTCGCCAGCCGTTACGACGCGGACCGCGACGTCATCGAGCGGACCCGGCACCCGGTCTACCCCGCAGCAGGCCGCGCCTTGCGCCTCGTGCGCCACGAGCGCAACCAGGGCCTCGGCCAGACGCTCAATACCGGCATCGCCGCCTGCACGGGCGAGTACTGCACCTACGTGCCCTGCGACGACCTGGCCTATCCCCACATGCTGGCGAGCCTCGTCGCGGCGCTTACGGAAAGCGGCGCGGACTTCGCCTACGGCGACATGCACATCGTGGACGACGCCATGCGGGTGCTGCGCCGCTTCGCCCTGCCGGACTACGGCTTTACGGCCTGCTTCGGAAACTGGTACCTGCTTGGCGTGTGCAAGCTCTACGCGCGCGCCCTGCATGACCGCTGCGGCCTCTACGACCCGGCCCTCCTCGCCCACGACCACGACATGTTCCAGCGCTTCGCCCTGGCCGGGGCGCGCTTCGTCCACGTGCCGCAAGCGCTCATGGCCGTGCGGGACCATCCCCAAAGCCGGCGGGTGGATATCCACGCCCCGGACAACTGGGCCAGGCTTCTGGAAGAGTCCAAGGAACTCGTGCGCCAAGCCCGGGCGGCCGTGGACAAGGGGGATGTCGCGCCATGA
- a CDS encoding radical SAM protein translates to MTFPGVAFHTPGRLGRGAVLDLGLACPHSCAFCYYSFLDGGPEQFAALRRARMRDTASCIAIVRAIAANGLTHLDITGGEPTVHKGLVEIVSEAVAAGLAVRCITLGQFLLRKRDGRRLLDRLLEAGLTDLLFSLHAADADAFAATCGGSLPTLLAAMDALDARGFQYACNTVMLERNRRTLPAIARLAVSRGVYAVNFIAFNAYHAWRGMEQAAALAASYTKISPYLEEAVAILTEGRVAANIRYVPLCAFPSLAAHVVGVLGVPYDPYEWRNRCLNHDRPPAYCAEPLPIPEEGVRPVHAFSPLAEKLPDGTALCGMRGDRFKLFPAQCADCPARNACDGVDPVYLARHGASELAPIPETTAGPLLKKRLGYRPAFLVKTSPDADMRGAMGEEWGGGKKGPGGKPF, encoded by the coding sequence ATGACCTTTCCCGGCGTCGCCTTCCATACGCCAGGGCGCCTCGGCCGAGGCGCGGTGCTTGACCTGGGGCTTGCCTGCCCCCACTCCTGCGCCTTCTGCTATTACAGTTTTCTCGACGGCGGGCCGGAACAATTTGCCGCCCTGCGCCGGGCCAGGATGCGCGATACCGCCTCGTGCATCGCCATCGTCCGGGCCATTGCCGCCAATGGGCTGACCCATCTCGACATCACCGGCGGCGAGCCGACCGTACACAAGGGACTCGTGGAGATCGTGTCCGAAGCCGTTGCCGCCGGGCTGGCCGTGCGCTGCATCACCCTCGGGCAGTTCCTTTTGCGCAAGCGCGACGGGCGCAGGCTCCTCGACCGGCTTCTCGAAGCGGGCCTGACCGACCTGCTCTTTTCGCTCCATGCCGCCGACGCGGACGCCTTTGCCGCCACCTGCGGCGGGTCCCTGCCCACCCTGCTTGCGGCCATGGACGCCCTGGACGCGCGCGGCTTCCAGTACGCCTGCAACACGGTCATGCTGGAGCGAAACCGCCGCACCCTCCCGGCCATCGCCCGGCTGGCCGTCTCCCGGGGCGTCTACGCCGTCAACTTCATCGCGTTCAACGCCTACCATGCCTGGCGCGGCATGGAGCAAGCCGCCGCCCTGGCCGCATCGTACACGAAAATCAGCCCCTATCTGGAAGAAGCCGTGGCGATCCTGACCGAAGGCCGGGTCGCGGCCAACATCCGCTACGTGCCGCTGTGCGCCTTTCCGTCCCTGGCGGCGCATGTGGTCGGGGTCCTCGGCGTGCCCTACGACCCCTACGAATGGCGCAACCGCTGCCTCAACCACGACCGGCCGCCGGCCTACTGCGCCGAGCCCTTGCCAATTCCGGAAGAAGGCGTGCGCCCGGTCCATGCCTTCTCCCCGCTCGCCGAAAAACTCCCCGACGGCACCGCGCTTTGCGGCATGCGCGGCGACCGCTTCAAGCTCTTCCCGGCCCAGTGCGCCGACTGCCCGGCCCGAAACGCCTGCGACGGCGTGGACCCGGTGTACCTGGCCCGCCACGGCGCCTCGGAACTCGCGCCCATCCCCGAAACAACCGCCGGGCCGCTGCTCAAAAAACGCCTGGGCTACCGCCCCGCCTTTCTGGTCAAGACCAGCCCCGACGCCGACATGCGCGGGGCTATGGGAGAGGAATGGGGGGGAGGAAAAAAGGGACCTGGGGGGAAACCTTTCTGA